One genomic window of Branchiostoma floridae strain S238N-H82 chromosome 4, Bfl_VNyyK, whole genome shotgun sequence includes the following:
- the LOC118414571 gene encoding rhotekin-2-like isoform X3: MPGFLEARQARLAIMDSVFIMEDLNEYYYRQLAASIQDADLQQKLDFEIKMRDGTTKLLQACKHEAQAVEAAKNLLTSNTRMMAYMSELQRRKTAEVMGKENSEATNGHQAREPCKAKVAVSDIRIPLMWREPELSKTRGEGRRCAVFCVLKQGLNIQDTQLVHVDRTMTDITFDDIIVFEDVVHDFSLTVEVYYTVLEDDLAFASTPRKIKHKINSMSASIGKSMGKKVQAYLERSDSAPGSNPCNIGPKFHLAASVELSLRDASDSIRTHDLSVGSKDSSSHISLYGNLCCRLAVQPRCMVEECAAGFLNLQELPNEEMVGGLPNWTRRWCVLKGPYLRTWAYPEEMEEKEPLLSLHIRQDTRVVEVDKMTMKRPNSFDVITRVSGEDQPHIFAADTKEDRDTWVQAFQRHFAHAEAWQQAYHCMMPIHVPTPCKLPAFLRKGSLYDDLSVDSPTKDSVEFSSEDDRISQSSLGSRGSGDEVFNTSEMMMAPPWALLFQGKAIKVTKPNAASDDSAEVSTKPIPAERRLVQQARTDSTSSSDSLPVVKPVPSPRSNKVTTGSASSQESGGTPREKPVPAKRQGRGTSSGSESSGAEQTSETAAKLPRPQERGGKVSGSESSDDGSSGRGSISSGSGTTNPPPKPPRLAGGSTGDR; the protein is encoded by the exons ATGCCAGGGTTTTTGGAGGCAAGACAAGCAAGGCTTGCAATCATGGATTCTGTTTTCATCATGGAAGACTTGAATGAGTACTACTACAGACAATTGGCTGCAAGCATTCAG GATGCCGATCTCCAGCAGAAGTTGGATTTTGAGATCAAGATGCGAGACGGCACCACCAAACTGCTGCAGGCCTGCAAGCACGAGGCCCAGGCTGTGGAGGCTGCCAAGAACCTGCTCACCTCCAACACAAG AATGATGGCGTACATGAGTGAGCTACAGAGACGTAAGACAGCAGAGGTGATGGGGAAGGAGAACTCAGAAGCAACCAACGGTCATCAGGCCAGGGAGCCATGTAAAGCCAAGGTTGCAGTATCAG ACATTCGTATCCCCCTGATGTGGCGTGAGCCTGAGCTGTCTAAGACCCGTGGAGAGGGGCGGAGGTGTGCAGTGTTCTGTGTGCTGAAGCAGGGGCTGAACATACAGGACACACAGCTGGTGCATGTGGACAGGACCATGACAGACATCACCTTTGATGACATCATTGTTTT TGAGGATGTTGTGCATGACTTCTCGCTGACAGTAGAGGTGTACTACACAGTGTTGGAGGATGACCTGGCCTTCGCCAGCACACCCAGGAAAATCAAACACAAGATCAACAGCATGTCTGCCTCCATAGGCAAGTCTATGGGCAAGAAAGTACAGGCTTATTTG GAAAGATCAGACTCTGCTCCAGGATCCAACCCTTGTAACAT AGGTCCCAAGTTCCACCTTGCTGCTAGTGTTGAACTCAGTCTCCGAGATGCCAGTGACTCCATCAGAACACATGACCTCAGTGTGGGCTCAAAAG ACAGTAGTAGCCACATCTCCCTGTATGGGAATCTTTGTTGCCGGCTGGCCGTCCAGCCCAGGTGCATGGTGGAGGAATGTGCTGCTGGCTTCCTCAACTTACAG GAACTACCAAATGAG GAGATGGTGGGTGGCCTGCCCAACTGGACCAGGAGGTGGTGTGTACTGAAGGGGCCGTACCTCAGGACCTGGGCTTACCCTGAGGAGATGGAGGAGAAAGAACCACTCCTGTCACTACACATCAGACAG GACACCAGAGTGGTTGAGGTTGACAAGATGACGATGAAGAGACCGAACAGTTTTGACGTGATCACCCGAGTGTCAGGAGAGGACCAGCCCCACATCTTTGCTGCTGACACCAAGGAGGACAGGGACACCTGGGTACAGGCATTCCAGCGGCACTTCGCTCATGCAG AAGCATGGCAGCAGGCGTACCACTGTATGATGCCCATCCACGTCCCCACACCCTGCAAGCTGCCGGCTTTCCTCAGGAAGGGATCGCTGTATGATGATCTGT CTGTGGACTCACCCACCAAAGATTCCGTGGAATTCTCCAGTGAGGATGATCGGATATCCCAGAGTTCCCTGGGCTCCCGAGGGTCGGGGGACGAAGTCTTCAACACTTCAGAAATGATGATGGCACCACCATGGGCACTGCTCTTCCAG GGCAAGGCCATCAAAGTGACCAAACCCAACGCAGCTTCCGATGACTCAGCCGAGGTCAGTACCAAGCCCATCCCAGCTGAGAGAAGACTTGTCCAGCAGGCCAGGACAGACTCCACCAGTAGCAGTGACTCCCTCCCAGTGGTCAAACCCGTGCCGTCCCCTCGCTCCAACAAGGTGACCACAGGCTCAGCATCCTCACAGGAGTCGGGGGGAACCCCAAGGGAGAAGCCTGTACCAGCGAAACGACAGGGCAGGGGGACGTCCTCAGGGTCAGAGTCATCAG GAGCAGAGCAGACCTCGGAG
- the LOC118414571 gene encoding rhotekin-2-like isoform X4, producing MAMHLQHGTVKLPKCDADLQQKLDFEIKMRDGTTKLLQACKHEAQAVEAAKNLLTSNTRMMAYMSELQRRKTAEVMGKENSEATNGHQAREPCKAKVAVSDIRIPLMWREPELSKTRGEGRRCAVFCVLKQGLNIQDTQLVHVDRTMTDITFDDIIVFEDVVHDFSLTVEVYYTVLEDDLAFASTPRKIKHKINSMSASIGKSMGKKVQAYLERSDSAPGSNPCNIGPKFHLAASVELSLRDASDSIRTHDLSVGSKDSSSHISLYGNLCCRLAVQPRCMVEECAAGFLNLQELPNEEMVGGLPNWTRRWCVLKGPYLRTWAYPEEMEEKEPLLSLHIRQDTRVVEVDKMTMKRPNSFDVITRVSGEDQPHIFAADTKEDRDTWVQAFQRHFAHAEAWQQAYHCMMPIHVPTPCKLPAFLRKGSLYDDLSVDSPTKDSVEFSSEDDRISQSSLGSRGSGDEVFNTSEMMMAPPWALLFQGKAIKVTKPNAASDDSAEVSTKPIPAERRLVQQARTDSTSSSDSLPVVKPVPSPRSNKVTTGSASSQESGGTPREKPVPAKRQGRGTSSGSESSGAEQTSETAAKLPRPQERGGKVSGSESSDDGSSGRGSISSGSGTTNPPPKPPRLAGGSTGDR from the exons ATGGCCATGCATCTGCAACACGGGACGGTGAAGCTTCCCAAATGT GATGCCGATCTCCAGCAGAAGTTGGATTTTGAGATCAAGATGCGAGACGGCACCACCAAACTGCTGCAGGCCTGCAAGCACGAGGCCCAGGCTGTGGAGGCTGCCAAGAACCTGCTCACCTCCAACACAAG AATGATGGCGTACATGAGTGAGCTACAGAGACGTAAGACAGCAGAGGTGATGGGGAAGGAGAACTCAGAAGCAACCAACGGTCATCAGGCCAGGGAGCCATGTAAAGCCAAGGTTGCAGTATCAG ACATTCGTATCCCCCTGATGTGGCGTGAGCCTGAGCTGTCTAAGACCCGTGGAGAGGGGCGGAGGTGTGCAGTGTTCTGTGTGCTGAAGCAGGGGCTGAACATACAGGACACACAGCTGGTGCATGTGGACAGGACCATGACAGACATCACCTTTGATGACATCATTGTTTT TGAGGATGTTGTGCATGACTTCTCGCTGACAGTAGAGGTGTACTACACAGTGTTGGAGGATGACCTGGCCTTCGCCAGCACACCCAGGAAAATCAAACACAAGATCAACAGCATGTCTGCCTCCATAGGCAAGTCTATGGGCAAGAAAGTACAGGCTTATTTG GAAAGATCAGACTCTGCTCCAGGATCCAACCCTTGTAACAT AGGTCCCAAGTTCCACCTTGCTGCTAGTGTTGAACTCAGTCTCCGAGATGCCAGTGACTCCATCAGAACACATGACCTCAGTGTGGGCTCAAAAG ACAGTAGTAGCCACATCTCCCTGTATGGGAATCTTTGTTGCCGGCTGGCCGTCCAGCCCAGGTGCATGGTGGAGGAATGTGCTGCTGGCTTCCTCAACTTACAG GAACTACCAAATGAG GAGATGGTGGGTGGCCTGCCCAACTGGACCAGGAGGTGGTGTGTACTGAAGGGGCCGTACCTCAGGACCTGGGCTTACCCTGAGGAGATGGAGGAGAAAGAACCACTCCTGTCACTACACATCAGACAG GACACCAGAGTGGTTGAGGTTGACAAGATGACGATGAAGAGACCGAACAGTTTTGACGTGATCACCCGAGTGTCAGGAGAGGACCAGCCCCACATCTTTGCTGCTGACACCAAGGAGGACAGGGACACCTGGGTACAGGCATTCCAGCGGCACTTCGCTCATGCAG AAGCATGGCAGCAGGCGTACCACTGTATGATGCCCATCCACGTCCCCACACCCTGCAAGCTGCCGGCTTTCCTCAGGAAGGGATCGCTGTATGATGATCTGT CTGTGGACTCACCCACCAAAGATTCCGTGGAATTCTCCAGTGAGGATGATCGGATATCCCAGAGTTCCCTGGGCTCCCGAGGGTCGGGGGACGAAGTCTTCAACACTTCAGAAATGATGATGGCACCACCATGGGCACTGCTCTTCCAG GGCAAGGCCATCAAAGTGACCAAACCCAACGCAGCTTCCGATGACTCAGCCGAGGTCAGTACCAAGCCCATCCCAGCTGAGAGAAGACTTGTCCAGCAGGCCAGGACAGACTCCACCAGTAGCAGTGACTCCCTCCCAGTGGTCAAACCCGTGCCGTCCCCTCGCTCCAACAAGGTGACCACAGGCTCAGCATCCTCACAGGAGTCGGGGGGAACCCCAAGGGAGAAGCCTGTACCAGCGAAACGACAGGGCAGGGGGACGTCCTCAGGGTCAGAGTCATCAG GAGCAGAGCAGACCTCGGAG
- the LOC118414571 gene encoding rhotekin-2-like isoform X2 — protein MATPGKRKREVRVESPIWVLRTEMAKRKEKKRKKTEEFAVVFSEKDADLQQKLDFEIKMRDGTTKLLQACKHEAQAVEAAKNLLTSNTRMMAYMSELQRRKTAEVMGKENSEATNGHQAREPCKAKVAVSDIRIPLMWREPELSKTRGEGRRCAVFCVLKQGLNIQDTQLVHVDRTMTDITFDDIIVFEDVVHDFSLTVEVYYTVLEDDLAFASTPRKIKHKINSMSASIGKSMGKKVQAYLERSDSAPGSNPCNIGPKFHLAASVELSLRDASDSIRTHDLSVGSKDSSSHISLYGNLCCRLAVQPRCMVEECAAGFLNLQEMVGGLPNWTRRWCVLKGPYLRTWAYPEEMEEKEPLLSLHIRQDTRVVEVDKMTMKRPNSFDVITRVSGEDQPHIFAADTKEDRDTWVQAFQRHFAHAEAWQQAYHCMMPIHVPTPCKLPAFLRKGSLYDDLSVDSPTKDSVEFSSEDDRISQSSLGSRGSGDEVFNTSEMMMAPPWALLFQGKAIKVTKPNAASDDSAEVSTKPIPAERRLVQQARTDSTSSSDSLPVVKPVPSPRSNKVTTGSASSQESGGTPREKPVPAKRQGRGTSSGSESSGAEQTSETAAKLPRPQERGGKVSGSESSDDGSSGRGSISSGSGTTNPPPKPPRLAGGSTGDR, from the exons ATGGCGACCCCAGGGAAAAGGAAGCGGGAAGTTCGAGTCGAAAGCCCGATTTGGGTTTTACGTACCGAAATGGCGAAAAGGAAGGAGAAAAAACGCAAGAAAACCGAAGAGTTCGCCGTAGTTTTCTCTGAGAAG GATGCCGATCTCCAGCAGAAGTTGGATTTTGAGATCAAGATGCGAGACGGCACCACCAAACTGCTGCAGGCCTGCAAGCACGAGGCCCAGGCTGTGGAGGCTGCCAAGAACCTGCTCACCTCCAACACAAG AATGATGGCGTACATGAGTGAGCTACAGAGACGTAAGACAGCAGAGGTGATGGGGAAGGAGAACTCAGAAGCAACCAACGGTCATCAGGCCAGGGAGCCATGTAAAGCCAAGGTTGCAGTATCAG ACATTCGTATCCCCCTGATGTGGCGTGAGCCTGAGCTGTCTAAGACCCGTGGAGAGGGGCGGAGGTGTGCAGTGTTCTGTGTGCTGAAGCAGGGGCTGAACATACAGGACACACAGCTGGTGCATGTGGACAGGACCATGACAGACATCACCTTTGATGACATCATTGTTTT TGAGGATGTTGTGCATGACTTCTCGCTGACAGTAGAGGTGTACTACACAGTGTTGGAGGATGACCTGGCCTTCGCCAGCACACCCAGGAAAATCAAACACAAGATCAACAGCATGTCTGCCTCCATAGGCAAGTCTATGGGCAAGAAAGTACAGGCTTATTTG GAAAGATCAGACTCTGCTCCAGGATCCAACCCTTGTAACAT AGGTCCCAAGTTCCACCTTGCTGCTAGTGTTGAACTCAGTCTCCGAGATGCCAGTGACTCCATCAGAACACATGACCTCAGTGTGGGCTCAAAAG ACAGTAGTAGCCACATCTCCCTGTATGGGAATCTTTGTTGCCGGCTGGCCGTCCAGCCCAGGTGCATGGTGGAGGAATGTGCTGCTGGCTTCCTCAACTTACAG GAGATGGTGGGTGGCCTGCCCAACTGGACCAGGAGGTGGTGTGTACTGAAGGGGCCGTACCTCAGGACCTGGGCTTACCCTGAGGAGATGGAGGAGAAAGAACCACTCCTGTCACTACACATCAGACAG GACACCAGAGTGGTTGAGGTTGACAAGATGACGATGAAGAGACCGAACAGTTTTGACGTGATCACCCGAGTGTCAGGAGAGGACCAGCCCCACATCTTTGCTGCTGACACCAAGGAGGACAGGGACACCTGGGTACAGGCATTCCAGCGGCACTTCGCTCATGCAG AAGCATGGCAGCAGGCGTACCACTGTATGATGCCCATCCACGTCCCCACACCCTGCAAGCTGCCGGCTTTCCTCAGGAAGGGATCGCTGTATGATGATCTGT CTGTGGACTCACCCACCAAAGATTCCGTGGAATTCTCCAGTGAGGATGATCGGATATCCCAGAGTTCCCTGGGCTCCCGAGGGTCGGGGGACGAAGTCTTCAACACTTCAGAAATGATGATGGCACCACCATGGGCACTGCTCTTCCAG GGCAAGGCCATCAAAGTGACCAAACCCAACGCAGCTTCCGATGACTCAGCCGAGGTCAGTACCAAGCCCATCCCAGCTGAGAGAAGACTTGTCCAGCAGGCCAGGACAGACTCCACCAGTAGCAGTGACTCCCTCCCAGTGGTCAAACCCGTGCCGTCCCCTCGCTCCAACAAGGTGACCACAGGCTCAGCATCCTCACAGGAGTCGGGGGGAACCCCAAGGGAGAAGCCTGTACCAGCGAAACGACAGGGCAGGGGGACGTCCTCAGGGTCAGAGTCATCAG GAGCAGAGCAGACCTCGGAG
- the LOC118414571 gene encoding rhotekin-2-like isoform X1, protein MATPGKRKREVRVESPIWVLRTEMAKRKEKKRKKTEEFAVVFSEKDADLQQKLDFEIKMRDGTTKLLQACKHEAQAVEAAKNLLTSNTRMMAYMSELQRRKTAEVMGKENSEATNGHQAREPCKAKVAVSDIRIPLMWREPELSKTRGEGRRCAVFCVLKQGLNIQDTQLVHVDRTMTDITFDDIIVFEDVVHDFSLTVEVYYTVLEDDLAFASTPRKIKHKINSMSASIGKSMGKKVQAYLERSDSAPGSNPCNIGPKFHLAASVELSLRDASDSIRTHDLSVGSKDSSSHISLYGNLCCRLAVQPRCMVEECAAGFLNLQELPNEEMVGGLPNWTRRWCVLKGPYLRTWAYPEEMEEKEPLLSLHIRQDTRVVEVDKMTMKRPNSFDVITRVSGEDQPHIFAADTKEDRDTWVQAFQRHFAHAEAWQQAYHCMMPIHVPTPCKLPAFLRKGSLYDDLSVDSPTKDSVEFSSEDDRISQSSLGSRGSGDEVFNTSEMMMAPPWALLFQGKAIKVTKPNAASDDSAEVSTKPIPAERRLVQQARTDSTSSSDSLPVVKPVPSPRSNKVTTGSASSQESGGTPREKPVPAKRQGRGTSSGSESSGAEQTSETAAKLPRPQERGGKVSGSESSDDGSSGRGSISSGSGTTNPPPKPPRLAGGSTGDR, encoded by the exons ATGGCGACCCCAGGGAAAAGGAAGCGGGAAGTTCGAGTCGAAAGCCCGATTTGGGTTTTACGTACCGAAATGGCGAAAAGGAAGGAGAAAAAACGCAAGAAAACCGAAGAGTTCGCCGTAGTTTTCTCTGAGAAG GATGCCGATCTCCAGCAGAAGTTGGATTTTGAGATCAAGATGCGAGACGGCACCACCAAACTGCTGCAGGCCTGCAAGCACGAGGCCCAGGCTGTGGAGGCTGCCAAGAACCTGCTCACCTCCAACACAAG AATGATGGCGTACATGAGTGAGCTACAGAGACGTAAGACAGCAGAGGTGATGGGGAAGGAGAACTCAGAAGCAACCAACGGTCATCAGGCCAGGGAGCCATGTAAAGCCAAGGTTGCAGTATCAG ACATTCGTATCCCCCTGATGTGGCGTGAGCCTGAGCTGTCTAAGACCCGTGGAGAGGGGCGGAGGTGTGCAGTGTTCTGTGTGCTGAAGCAGGGGCTGAACATACAGGACACACAGCTGGTGCATGTGGACAGGACCATGACAGACATCACCTTTGATGACATCATTGTTTT TGAGGATGTTGTGCATGACTTCTCGCTGACAGTAGAGGTGTACTACACAGTGTTGGAGGATGACCTGGCCTTCGCCAGCACACCCAGGAAAATCAAACACAAGATCAACAGCATGTCTGCCTCCATAGGCAAGTCTATGGGCAAGAAAGTACAGGCTTATTTG GAAAGATCAGACTCTGCTCCAGGATCCAACCCTTGTAACAT AGGTCCCAAGTTCCACCTTGCTGCTAGTGTTGAACTCAGTCTCCGAGATGCCAGTGACTCCATCAGAACACATGACCTCAGTGTGGGCTCAAAAG ACAGTAGTAGCCACATCTCCCTGTATGGGAATCTTTGTTGCCGGCTGGCCGTCCAGCCCAGGTGCATGGTGGAGGAATGTGCTGCTGGCTTCCTCAACTTACAG GAACTACCAAATGAG GAGATGGTGGGTGGCCTGCCCAACTGGACCAGGAGGTGGTGTGTACTGAAGGGGCCGTACCTCAGGACCTGGGCTTACCCTGAGGAGATGGAGGAGAAAGAACCACTCCTGTCACTACACATCAGACAG GACACCAGAGTGGTTGAGGTTGACAAGATGACGATGAAGAGACCGAACAGTTTTGACGTGATCACCCGAGTGTCAGGAGAGGACCAGCCCCACATCTTTGCTGCTGACACCAAGGAGGACAGGGACACCTGGGTACAGGCATTCCAGCGGCACTTCGCTCATGCAG AAGCATGGCAGCAGGCGTACCACTGTATGATGCCCATCCACGTCCCCACACCCTGCAAGCTGCCGGCTTTCCTCAGGAAGGGATCGCTGTATGATGATCTGT CTGTGGACTCACCCACCAAAGATTCCGTGGAATTCTCCAGTGAGGATGATCGGATATCCCAGAGTTCCCTGGGCTCCCGAGGGTCGGGGGACGAAGTCTTCAACACTTCAGAAATGATGATGGCACCACCATGGGCACTGCTCTTCCAG GGCAAGGCCATCAAAGTGACCAAACCCAACGCAGCTTCCGATGACTCAGCCGAGGTCAGTACCAAGCCCATCCCAGCTGAGAGAAGACTTGTCCAGCAGGCCAGGACAGACTCCACCAGTAGCAGTGACTCCCTCCCAGTGGTCAAACCCGTGCCGTCCCCTCGCTCCAACAAGGTGACCACAGGCTCAGCATCCTCACAGGAGTCGGGGGGAACCCCAAGGGAGAAGCCTGTACCAGCGAAACGACAGGGCAGGGGGACGTCCTCAGGGTCAGAGTCATCAG GAGCAGAGCAGACCTCGGAG
- the LOC118414572 gene encoding uncharacterized protein LOC118414572, with amino-acid sequence MSCAKLLSVFFTFTFFIKSLNCNHGNRKVYADLTTNRLTREHDGSNGMWSLHGVAHASHATKTEFIFNADLLSEDGRNHLNIASMVYPMLGPTSDLDEEYLEYLILQAKTAKIDGFLVEWGFREHPSNVALEKIIAVAEKHRPFEIGVNWCNHWLLQWLEQKNATDQMVSEFHKNAQYLLDTVFYTSSKRFPSVSLRPLIFLFGGGITSEQFRKVLAIGLKIPYWLDPPLWIGNYLNFAETEELWAEWGPLMDGIFGWIPSRTRVVPPSMPQWDYYGNLVDTTRYQQNVSSAGEGCIRNGTCQLWCASASPGFDNRGCAGWGGTLKYLPRKWQGTSLYNAQWKYHVLNNSSANILILPTMNDYSEASVLLPTKQYGFEALYTTELFASFWKGSQSNSAGVTLPTWWFSLKKSIAFLNQTGVNITKVAAQIEDCSTKISLGSYAAAANCLEAIQLKTDMLYAHLTVDDFTLEVPNGKMYFVKPPLMKFGAYLLNTTHGLYLRMSDVMSRVLLTNNYVGVLQFDYILLDNAFTRIQVYSSTKRKSTGVVFMPFPRQTTNEQYTEIIDSVEAGNFAVVCDLMNKVPGVWHHANVRLYKSNIAWDHTAPLDSDLHFKAVGGSYLVKRISLEFHVYHYDGGGK; translated from the coding sequence ATGTCTTGTGCAAAGCTGCTCTCTGTATtctttactttcactttcttcATCAAGTCATTAAattgtaaccatggcaacagaaagGTGTACGCAGACTTGACAACCAACAGGCTGACCAGAGAGCATGATGGGAGCAATGGCATGTGGTCCCTACATGGAGTCGCACATGCAAGTCATGCAACCAAAACTGAATTCATCTTCAACGCAGACCTTCTGTCAGAGGATGGCAGAAATCATCTGAACATTGCTTCTATGGTTTACCCCATGCTTGGTCCAACTTCCGACCTGGATGAAGAGTATTTAGAATATCTGATCCTCCAGGCAAAAACGGCTAAAATTGACGGATTTCTGGTAGAGTGGGGCTTTAGGGAACATCCCAGCAACGTAGCACTGGAAAAGATCATTGCTGTGGCGGAAAAGCACAGACCGTTTGAGATTGGTGTGAACTGGTGCAATCACTGGCTTCTCCAGTGGTTGGAGCAGAAAAATGCCACCGACCAGATGGTGTCAGAGTTCCACAAGAACGCACAGTATCTCCTGGACACTGTCTTCTACACATCCAGCAAAAGGTTTCCAAGCGTCAGTTTGCGCCCTCTGATCTTCTTGTTTGGTGGTGGGATTACAAGTGAGCAGTTCAGAAAAGTTCTGGCTATTGGTCTCAAGATTCCCTACTGGTTGGATCCTCCTCTCTGGATTGGAAACTATTTGAATTTTGCTGAAACTGAGGAGCTGTGGGCGGAGTGGGGGCCGCTGATGGATGGAATCTTTGGGTGGATTCCCAGTCGGACGAGAGTCGTTCCTCCAAGCATGCCACAGTGGGATTACTACGGTAACCTAGTGGACACGACACGGTACCAACAGAATGTCTCATCGGCAGGAGAGGGGTGCATCAGGAACGGGACATGTCAGTTGTGGTGTGCATCAGCGTCCCCCGGGTTTGACAACAGGGGCTGCGCAGGGTGGGGAGGGACGCTCAAGTACCTCCCGCGAAAATGGCAAGGGACCTCCCTGTACAACGCTCAGTGGAAGTACCACGTCCTCAACAACTCTTCAGCAAACATTCTAATCTTGCCTACCATGAACGACTACAGTGAAGCCAGTGTGCTCCTCCCTACTAAACAGTACGGCTTTGAGGCTCTCTACACAACCGAACTGTTTGCCAGCTTTTGGAAGGGAAGTCAGAGCAACAGCGCTGGAGTGACACTTCCTACATGGTGGTTCAGCTTGAAGAAGAGTATTGCTTTTCTAAATCAAACAGGAGTGAACATTACTAAAGTAGCTGCTCAGATAGAAGACTGTTCTACAAAGATCAGCCTTGGAAGTTATGCAGCAGCAGCAAACTGTTTAGAAGCCATACAGTTGAAAACAGATATGCTGTATGCCCATCTGACTGTTGATGACTTCACTCTTGAAGTTCCCAATGGGAAGATGTACTTTGTGAAACCTCCTTTGATGAAATTCGGCGCATATCTACTCAACACTACTCACGGCCTGTACCTCAGAATGTCAGATGTTATGTCCAGGGTACTTCTTACCAACAATTACGTCGGCGTCCTGCAGTTCGACTACATACTTCTAGATAACGCGTTTACGCGGATACAGGTTTACTCATCTACAAAGAGAAAGAGCACGGGTGTCGTGTTCATGCCATTTCCCAGGCAGACCACCAATGAACAATACACAGAGATTATAGACTCTGTTGAAGCTGGGaattttgcagtggtttgtGACTTGATGAACAAGGTTCCGGGTGTTTGGCACCATGCGAATGTCAGACTTTATAAAAGTAACATAGCATGGGACCACACTGCACCACTGGACTCTGACCTGCATTTTAAAGCTGTGGGTGGTTCCTATCTGGTAAAAAGGATTTCTCTTGAATTTCATGTTTATCATTATGATGGTGGAGGTAAATGA